A single region of the Oncorhynchus kisutch isolate 150728-3 linkage group LG30, Okis_V2, whole genome shotgun sequence genome encodes:
- the cspp1b gene encoding centrosome and spindle pole-associated protein 1 isoform X7 produces MAQEQIAFLRAPPDLPDVHCSPRPPVHAKRVPSRRETATLTEGKRGLHRGGHFLVEGSGMEGLRPEDELLLPREKARLVRVDYDSEEDLTEEDLDLMERRRLRQTGSERGEERRRLRRHYKTDFRDISKLRDRRVELPDDYTETRHYADRKETNVSVVPDEDYLEARWGTSSLTPKAKLQVPSGMKPNGRSRSSTKKDEPEFATGLMIGAADADAALQRRKERYRQELQEQIAEQQRNKKREKDLELRVAVTGSTDPEKQADWIKPLGAVNGGDHARKRNDSLYPLGQGVDVPGDELNGRPSEESRERLPPEQPRVAFQSPLLEYSHALGLSSRGISPYSQAIHRNMDTPRIPGFLPHPPSTLADAHTPCHRDFYLYHGARNPLDPNPANYGQILLTGGGQPVSYLSLPPAGPHPSQTQHSPPSQHSGSSHPEPPPHRPVSDAAIMGSGIGGFPAEQIKPSKQCVLSYKEALRQQGDTRKGSSQLFCQIQDRQERRRLDREERDRYEAKLEADMKNHDPWGRGGGGAPLRDSRGNLITDLHQMHKHNEEAYINPETWQKMATATMTVLREEDTRPPSTHRVSGFVQAPLFARGSVFGNRPTPQQVHEQDKHKAYLKQQIEEKRKKGAEERESQRLEEEKEEKRLFEQRERIQREYEEEQDRKKRKEMEQKAKNEQLIRLAEERKKEVERKKKEAEEKENSALRKQYEKERQARLEEVPREPSPPIPTLRKRYQAPQYTPRPPSKDSRRSTAVSLSEHSLSGLQSPPVPARWNQLRAAEDQRGVISELSVLRRQLRSEQKRLEVQLLQSEWEELGSPMSDRLRDRPQVDVFDMARLRLQAPVRRPSSRNTEPNYLHRIHDSLQLRYRDVDSREEEGHGYCEPPRDRAGQRVDIQRRAGYRVQQRRINSLREPVDDCFDLAPPPQQDHYLRNAVGDPMRGSLLESDSAFIEPMRETFPVPPTPEQKPQLSARERRRLAKRADLHNERVCSREPVDQPENYSHQSEASLNTEQHSRGHNHHRTKRLPAMSRGTADLSSDEDASPQVSPRAPEPRGSVDMVAMEPWIRPGTSETLKRLMTGQTPRGERLTSRESAVQDWESPSTHHS; encoded by the exons ATGGCTCAG GAGCAGATTGCCTTTCTCAGAGCTCCTCCAGACCTCCCTGATGTTCACTGCAGCCCCAGACCCCCGGTGCACGCTAAGAGGGTCCCCTCTAGGAGAGAGACAGCCACGCTGACTGAAGGCAAGAGGGGGCTGCACAGGGGAGGACACTTCCTGGTGGAGGGCAGTGGGATGGAGGGCCTGAGGCCTGAGGATGAGTTGCTCCTTCCTAGAGAGAAGGCCAGGCTGGTGAGAGTGGACTACGACTCTGAGGAGGACCTCACAGAGGAAGATCTGGATCttatggagaggaggaggctcaGACAGACGGGGtctgagagaggagaagagaggaggcggCTAAGAAGACACTACAAAACGGACTTCAG GGACATATCAAAGCTCAGGGACAGGAGAGTTGAGCTGCCTGACGACTACACAGAGACGCGTCATTATGCAGACAGGAAGGAGACTAACGTGTCTGTTGTTCCCGATGAGGATTACTTAGAGGCACGCTGGGGGACATCATCTCTGACCCCCAAAGCCAA GCTGCAGGTACCATCAGGGATGAAACCCAATGGAAGATCCAGATCCTCTACCAAGAAGGACGAGCCCGAATTTGCTACCGGACTAATGATTG GGGCTGCAGATGCAGATGCTGCCTTgcagagaaggaaggagaggtacAGGCAGGAGCTGCAGGAGCAGATAGCTGAACAGCAGAGGAATAAGAAAAG AGAGAAGGATTTGGAGCTCAGAGTTGCTGTGACAGGGTCGACTGACCCGGAGAAACAGGCAGATTGGATCAAACCGCTTGGGGCAGTGAATGGTGGCGACCATGCCAGAAAGAGAAATGACAGCTTGTACCCACTAGGCCAAGGTGTGGACGTACCAGGTGATGAGTTAAATGGGAGACCCAGTGAGGAGAGCCGAGAGAGGCTTCCCCCTGAGCAGCCCCGCGTGGCCTTCCAGTCCCCCCTGCTGGAGTACAGCCACGCCCTGGGCCTCAGCAGTAGAGGCATCTCCCCTTACAGCCAGGCCATTCACAGGAACATGGACACCCCCAG GATTCCAGGTTTCCTTCCTCATCCACCATCCACATTGGCAGATGCACATACACCTTGTCATAGGGACTTCTACCTCTACCATGGAGCAAGGAATCCACTGGACCCTAACCCGGCCAACT ATGGTCAGATCCTGCTGACAGGAGGGGGGCAGCCTGTGTCCTACCTGAGCCTCCCTCCTGCAGGGCCTCACCCCAGCCAGACACAGCACAGCCCTCCCAGTCAGCACAGTGGGAGCAGCCATCCAGAGCCCCCTCCACA CAGACCTGTCAGTGACGCTGCTATCATGGGTTCAGGGATTGGAGGATTTCCCGCCGAGCAGATCAAGCCATCTAAACAGTGTGTGTTAAGTTACAAGGAGGCACTGAGACAACAG GGAGACACCAGGAAAGGGAGCAGTCAGCTTTTTTGCCAG ATCCAGGATAGACAGGAGCGGCGGAGgctggacagggaggagagggatcgGTACGAGGCCAAGCTGGAGGCCGACATGAAGAACCACGACccctgggggagagggggaggaggagcacCCCTCAGAGACAGCAGGGGCAACCTCATCA CCGATCTGCACCAGATGCACAAGCATAATGAGGAGGCCTACATCAACCCTGAGACATGGCAGAAGATGGCGACAGCCACCATGACAGTACTCCGAGAGGAGGACACCAGACCTCCCTCCACCCACAGAGTCTCAG GTTTTGTTCAGGCTCCTTTGTTTGCCAGAGGCAGTGTTTTTGGTAACCGGCCCACACCACAGCAAGTCCACGAACAGGACAAGCACAAGGCTTACCTCAAACAACAG ATTGAAGAGAAGCGGAAGAAGGGGGCGGAGGAGCGAGAGAGTCAGaggctggaggaggagaaggaggagaagaggctgTTTGAGCAGAGGGAACGCATCCAGAGAGAGTATGAAGAAGAACAGGACAGGAAGAAACGCAAGGAGATGGAG CAAAAAGCCAAGAATGAGCAGCTGATCCGTCTGGCTGAGGAGCgaaagaaagaggtggagaggaagaagaaagaggcagaggagaaggagaactCTGCCCTGAGGAAGCAGTATGAGAAGGAGAGACAAGCACGTCTAGAGGAG GTACCAAGGGAGCCGTCTCCCCCCATCCCCACCCTCCGGAAGAGGTATCAGGCTCCCCAGTACACCCCCAGACCTCCGTCCAAGGACAGCCGTCGCTctactgccgtctccctgtct GAGCATTCTCTATCAGGGCTCCAGTCCCCTCCAGTCCCAGCCCGCTGGAACCAGCTGAGAGCTGCCG AAGACCAGCGGGGTGTGATCAGTGAACTGTCGGTACTGCGCAGACAGCTGCGTAGCGAGCAGAAACGCCTGGAGGTCCAGCTACTGCAGTCAGAGTGGGAAGAGCTGGGCTCACCTATGAGTGATAG gctcagggacaggccCCAGGTGGATGTGTTTGACATGGCCAGACTGCGGCTGCAGGCCCCTGTCAGGAGACCCTCCTCCAGGAACACAGAGCCCAACTACCTGCATAGGATCCATGACTCGCTACAACTCCGATACAGAG ATGTTGATTCCAGAGAGGAGGAAGGTCATGGTTACTGTGAGCCCCCTAGGGACCGAGCTGGACAGAGGGTGGACATCCAGAGACGGGCTGGTTACAGGGTGCAGCAGCGCAGGATCAACAGCCTGAGAGAACCTGTTGACG ATTGTTTTGACCTGGCACCACCCCCGCAACAAGACCATTATTTG AGGAATGCAGTAGGGGATCCTATGAGAGGTTCTCTGTTGGAGTCTGACAGTGCCTTCATTG AACCCATGAGGGAAACCTTTCCAGTGCCCCCCACACCTGAGCAGAAGCCCCAGCTCTCAGCCAGGGAGAGGAGGCGGCTGGCCAAGAGGGCAGACCTGCACAAT GAGCGGGTGTGCTCCAGAGAGCCTGTGGACCAGCCAGAGAACTACTCCCACCAGTCAGAGGCCAGTCTCAACACTGAGCAGCATAGCAGAGGGCATAACCACCATAGGACCAAGAGGCTGCCGGCTATGAGCCGCGGAACAG CAGACCTGTCTAGCGATGAAGATGCATCTCCGCAGGTCTCCCCCCGTGCCCCAGAACCCCGGGGCTCAGTGGATATGGTTGCCATGGAGCCCTGGATCAGACCAGGCACCTCAGAGACTCTGAAGCGCTTAATGACCGGTCAGACCCCCCGAGGGGAGAGGCTGACCAGCAGAGAGTCTGCAGTCCAGGACTGGGAAAGCCCCTCTACCCATCATAGctaa
- the cspp1b gene encoding centrosome and spindle pole-associated protein 1 isoform X6, protein MEMDNELKKFIQQQKARVAEDTKSTLPGNKEESCCLSLPLGRDYERKKQKLHQELRLDYRHFMAQEQIAFLRAPPDLPDVHCSPRPPVHAKRVPSRRETATLTEGKRGLHRGGHFLVEGSGMEGLRPEDELLLPREKARLVRVDYDSEEDLTEEDLDLMERRRLRQTGSERGEERRRLRRHYKTDFRDISKLRDRRVELPDDYTETRHYADRKETNVSVVPDEDYLEARWGTSSLTPKAKLQVPSGMKPNGRSRSSTKKDEPEFATGLMIGAADADAALQRRKERYRQELQEQIAEQQRNKKREKDLELRVAVTGSTDPEKQADWIKPLGAVNGGDHARKRNDSLYPLGQGVDVPGDELNGRPSEESRERLPPEQPRVAFQSPLLEYSHALGLSSRGISPYSQAIHRNMDTPRIPGFLPHPPSTLADAHTPCHRDFYLYHGARNPLDPNPANYGQILLTGGGQPVSYLSLPPAGPHPSQTQHSPPSQHSGSSHPEPPPHRPVSDAAIMGSGIGGFPAEQIKPSKQCVLSYKEALRQQIQDRQERRRLDREERDRYEAKLEADMKNHDPWGRGGGGAPLRDSRGNLITDLHQMHKHNEEAYINPETWQKMATATMTVLREEDTRPPSTHRVSGFVQAPLFARGSVFGNRPTPQQVHEQDKHKAYLKQQIEEKRKKGAEERESQRLEEEKEEKRLFEQRERIQREYEEEQDRKKRKEMEQKAKNEQLIRLAEERKKEVERKKKEAEEKENSALRKQYEKERQARLEEVPREPSPPIPTLRKRYQAPQYTPRPPSKDSRRSTAVSLSEHSLSGLQSPPVPARWNQLRAAEDQRGVISELSVLRRQLRSEQKRLEVQLLQSEWEELGSPMSDRLRDRPQVDVFDMARLRLQAPVRRPSSRNTEPNYLHRIHDSLQLRYRDVDSREEEGHGYCEPPRDRAGQRVDIQRRAGYRVQQRRINSLREPVDDCFDLAPPPQQDHYLRNAVGDPMRGSLLESDSAFIEPMRETFPVPPTPEQKPQLSARERRRLAKRADLHNERVCSREPVDQPENYSHQSEASLNTEQHSRGHNHHRTKRLPAMSRGTADLSSDEDASPQVSPRAPEPRGSVDMVAMEPWIRPGTSETLKRLMTGQTPRGERLTSRESAVQDWESPSTHHS, encoded by the exons ATGGAGATGGATAATGAACTTAAGAAATTCATCCAGCAACAGAAGGCCAGAGTAGCAGAGGATACAAAATCCACCTTACCTGGAAATAAGG AGGAGAGTTGTTGTCTAAGTTTACCTTTGGGTAGAGACTATGAGAGGAAGAAACAGAAGTTACATCAAGAGCTCCGTCTGGATTACAGACACTTCATGGCTCAG GAGCAGATTGCCTTTCTCAGAGCTCCTCCAGACCTCCCTGATGTTCACTGCAGCCCCAGACCCCCGGTGCACGCTAAGAGGGTCCCCTCTAGGAGAGAGACAGCCACGCTGACTGAAGGCAAGAGGGGGCTGCACAGGGGAGGACACTTCCTGGTGGAGGGCAGTGGGATGGAGGGCCTGAGGCCTGAGGATGAGTTGCTCCTTCCTAGAGAGAAGGCCAGGCTGGTGAGAGTGGACTACGACTCTGAGGAGGACCTCACAGAGGAAGATCTGGATCttatggagaggaggaggctcaGACAGACGGGGtctgagagaggagaagagaggaggcggCTAAGAAGACACTACAAAACGGACTTCAG GGACATATCAAAGCTCAGGGACAGGAGAGTTGAGCTGCCTGACGACTACACAGAGACGCGTCATTATGCAGACAGGAAGGAGACTAACGTGTCTGTTGTTCCCGATGAGGATTACTTAGAGGCACGCTGGGGGACATCATCTCTGACCCCCAAAGCCAA GCTGCAGGTACCATCAGGGATGAAACCCAATGGAAGATCCAGATCCTCTACCAAGAAGGACGAGCCCGAATTTGCTACCGGACTAATGATTG GGGCTGCAGATGCAGATGCTGCCTTgcagagaaggaaggagaggtacAGGCAGGAGCTGCAGGAGCAGATAGCTGAACAGCAGAGGAATAAGAAAAG AGAGAAGGATTTGGAGCTCAGAGTTGCTGTGACAGGGTCGACTGACCCGGAGAAACAGGCAGATTGGATCAAACCGCTTGGGGCAGTGAATGGTGGCGACCATGCCAGAAAGAGAAATGACAGCTTGTACCCACTAGGCCAAGGTGTGGACGTACCAGGTGATGAGTTAAATGGGAGACCCAGTGAGGAGAGCCGAGAGAGGCTTCCCCCTGAGCAGCCCCGCGTGGCCTTCCAGTCCCCCCTGCTGGAGTACAGCCACGCCCTGGGCCTCAGCAGTAGAGGCATCTCCCCTTACAGCCAGGCCATTCACAGGAACATGGACACCCCCAG GATTCCAGGTTTCCTTCCTCATCCACCATCCACATTGGCAGATGCACATACACCTTGTCATAGGGACTTCTACCTCTACCATGGAGCAAGGAATCCACTGGACCCTAACCCGGCCAACT ATGGTCAGATCCTGCTGACAGGAGGGGGGCAGCCTGTGTCCTACCTGAGCCTCCCTCCTGCAGGGCCTCACCCCAGCCAGACACAGCACAGCCCTCCCAGTCAGCACAGTGGGAGCAGCCATCCAGAGCCCCCTCCACA CAGACCTGTCAGTGACGCTGCTATCATGGGTTCAGGGATTGGAGGATTTCCCGCCGAGCAGATCAAGCCATCTAAACAGTGTGTGTTAAGTTACAAGGAGGCACTGAGACAACAG ATCCAGGATAGACAGGAGCGGCGGAGgctggacagggaggagagggatcgGTACGAGGCCAAGCTGGAGGCCGACATGAAGAACCACGACccctgggggagagggggaggaggagcacCCCTCAGAGACAGCAGGGGCAACCTCATCA CCGATCTGCACCAGATGCACAAGCATAATGAGGAGGCCTACATCAACCCTGAGACATGGCAGAAGATGGCGACAGCCACCATGACAGTACTCCGAGAGGAGGACACCAGACCTCCCTCCACCCACAGAGTCTCAG GTTTTGTTCAGGCTCCTTTGTTTGCCAGAGGCAGTGTTTTTGGTAACCGGCCCACACCACAGCAAGTCCACGAACAGGACAAGCACAAGGCTTACCTCAAACAACAG ATTGAAGAGAAGCGGAAGAAGGGGGCGGAGGAGCGAGAGAGTCAGaggctggaggaggagaaggaggagaagaggctgTTTGAGCAGAGGGAACGCATCCAGAGAGAGTATGAAGAAGAACAGGACAGGAAGAAACGCAAGGAGATGGAG CAAAAAGCCAAGAATGAGCAGCTGATCCGTCTGGCTGAGGAGCgaaagaaagaggtggagaggaagaagaaagaggcagaggagaaggagaactCTGCCCTGAGGAAGCAGTATGAGAAGGAGAGACAAGCACGTCTAGAGGAG GTACCAAGGGAGCCGTCTCCCCCCATCCCCACCCTCCGGAAGAGGTATCAGGCTCCCCAGTACACCCCCAGACCTCCGTCCAAGGACAGCCGTCGCTctactgccgtctccctgtct GAGCATTCTCTATCAGGGCTCCAGTCCCCTCCAGTCCCAGCCCGCTGGAACCAGCTGAGAGCTGCCG AAGACCAGCGGGGTGTGATCAGTGAACTGTCGGTACTGCGCAGACAGCTGCGTAGCGAGCAGAAACGCCTGGAGGTCCAGCTACTGCAGTCAGAGTGGGAAGAGCTGGGCTCACCTATGAGTGATAG gctcagggacaggccCCAGGTGGATGTGTTTGACATGGCCAGACTGCGGCTGCAGGCCCCTGTCAGGAGACCCTCCTCCAGGAACACAGAGCCCAACTACCTGCATAGGATCCATGACTCGCTACAACTCCGATACAGAG ATGTTGATTCCAGAGAGGAGGAAGGTCATGGTTACTGTGAGCCCCCTAGGGACCGAGCTGGACAGAGGGTGGACATCCAGAGACGGGCTGGTTACAGGGTGCAGCAGCGCAGGATCAACAGCCTGAGAGAACCTGTTGACG ATTGTTTTGACCTGGCACCACCCCCGCAACAAGACCATTATTTG AGGAATGCAGTAGGGGATCCTATGAGAGGTTCTCTGTTGGAGTCTGACAGTGCCTTCATTG AACCCATGAGGGAAACCTTTCCAGTGCCCCCCACACCTGAGCAGAAGCCCCAGCTCTCAGCCAGGGAGAGGAGGCGGCTGGCCAAGAGGGCAGACCTGCACAAT GAGCGGGTGTGCTCCAGAGAGCCTGTGGACCAGCCAGAGAACTACTCCCACCAGTCAGAGGCCAGTCTCAACACTGAGCAGCATAGCAGAGGGCATAACCACCATAGGACCAAGAGGCTGCCGGCTATGAGCCGCGGAACAG CAGACCTGTCTAGCGATGAAGATGCATCTCCGCAGGTCTCCCCCCGTGCCCCAGAACCCCGGGGCTCAGTGGATATGGTTGCCATGGAGCCCTGGATCAGACCAGGCACCTCAGAGACTCTGAAGCGCTTAATGACCGGTCAGACCCCCCGAGGGGAGAGGCTGACCAGCAGAGAGTCTGCAGTCCAGGACTGGGAAAGCCCCTCTACCCATCATAGctaa